In Aquincola tertiaricarbonis, the genomic stretch CGAGTTCGCGCCGCAGATCCAGCGCATCCGCGCCGTGTCCACGTTCTCGACGCCCAGCCTGTGGGACGTGGACACCGACCGCGGGCCCACCCGTTTCGAGCTGAAGGGCGAAGAGGACATCCGCCGCGTCGGCACCGACGGCCGGCTGATGATCGCCAGCGGTCACGGCATCTTTTTCAACGTGCCCAACTGGCGCACGCTGGACCGCGGCTCGCGGCGGCTGCTGGAGCGGTTTCTGTAGCGGGCGCCGGCCCCGCGAGGGGCTGTTGAAAAACGCGCGGGGCTGCCCCATATCGCAGGTCACCGGTTCAACCCTCGTTGGCAATACATTCGAACGACCATGGAAAAACAAACCCTTGCCTTCCAGGCCGAAGTCCAGCAGATCCTGCATCTGGTGACGCACTCGCTGTACTCGAACAAGGAGATCTTCCTGCGCGAGCTGGTCTCCAACGCGTCGGACGCCTGCGACAAGCTGCGCTTCGAGGCGCTGGACAACAACGCGCTTTACGAGGACGCGCCCAACCTGGAAGTGCGGGTGTGGTTCGACGCTGAAGCCAAGACCATCACCATCCGTGACAACGGCATCGGCATGAGCGCCGACGAGGCGGTGGCGCACCTGGGCACCATCGCCAAGAGCGGCACGCGCGAATTCATGTCCAAGCTGGAAGGCGACCAGAAGAAGGACGCCAACCTGATCGGCCAGTTCGGCGTGGGCTTCTACTCCGGCTTCATCGTGGCCGACCGCATCACCGTGGAAAGCCGCCGCGCCGGCCTGGCCGCCGACCAGGGCGTGCGCTGGAGCAGCGA encodes the following:
- a CDS encoding cyanophycin metabolism-associated DUF1854 family protein, coding for MPPASFQLERDSFGRLVLTTAEGQRHEGVTPVRAFPLGAPDEGVSMVSAEGREVAWIDRLAELPAPLRALIDDELAHREFAPQIQRIRAVSTFSTPSLWDVDTDRGPTRFELKGEEDIRRVGTDGRLMIASGHGIFFNVPNWRTLDRGSRRLLERFL